The nucleotide window TGTCCGTAGACAGCCGGAAAAGTGCACGGCCTGCGGCACATACACTTTCCCGTCCTTCATCTATTTACTTAATACACCTTGGTTTCCATGGTGTATCCTTCCAGATTTTCTTTGACACGTTGCAAGAAACGTCCGCTGATTACGCCATCCAGGATTCGATGATCCAGCGACAGACACAGGTTAGCCATCGAACGAACGGCGATCATATCATTAATCACCACTGGCTTTTTGACAATCGACTCGAATGTAAGAATCGCTGCCTGTGGGTAGTTAATGATCGGTTGGGACAGGATCGATCCGAATGAACCCGTGTTGTTCACTGTGAACGTACCACCCTGCATATGGTCCAGCTTCAATGTACCCTCGCGCGTTTTGCGAGCCAGCTCATCCACTTCACGAGCCAGACCTGCGATATTACGCTGATCGGCATGTTTGATTACCGGTGTCAGTACGGAATCTTCGGTCCCTACCGCCATGGACAAGTTAATGTCCCGTTTAACGATAATTTTATCGACTGCCCATACCGAGTTCATAATCGGGAAGTCTTTAATCGCGTTAACGACTCCCTTCATCATGAAGGAAAGATATGTCAGATTGATGCCTTCCTTACGCTTGAACTCATCCTTGAGTTTATTGCGCAGCATCACGAGATTTGTTACGTCTACTTCGATCATCGTCCATGCATGCGGGATTTCAGATACGCTCTGACGCATGTTTCGAGCAATGGCATTACGCACAGGGGTGACATCGATGAAATACTCCGATCTTCCCTGGCCGCCACCTTCCACTTCGATCTGTGGAATTTTCGGACTTTCGGTCAGATGAATGCCAGAATGTCTCACAGGAACACCCGCATCGGATGCTGAGATCGCTTCTCCCGCGGTTAAACCCATTTCACCATTTCCACGATTCACTCCGCTGAATGGAGAAGCAGACGGCACGCTAGAAGGCGCATGCTGTACAGCTGCAGATGATGCTTGTGCAGACGACCCAGCCGCGTTACCTCCTTGTGCAACAAATGTCAGCACATCTTTGCGGGTAATGCGGCCACCGGCACCGGTGCCTTGGATGCTTTGCAAGTTCAAGCCATGCTCAGCTGCCAAGGATTGCACTGCCGGGGAATACCGATTTCGCATCGGCTGGTTGGGGTCATGTGCTGCTGTATTTGAGGCGGCAACAGGAGTGTGGCTCGCATGTTGCTGCACTTGCTCCTGTTGCTGCGATACTTGTGTTACTTGCTCAGCCGCTTCTTCGTCGGAAGCTGCGACCTGCATGCGGCAGATTGCTTCACCAACAGCAATCGTTGTGCCCTCTTCCACCAAAAGGTCACCCATAATTCCATCCACAGTGGATGGAATCTCAGCATTGACTTTATCGGTAATTACTTCACAGATCGGCTCGTACTGTTCCACACGGTCGCCCGGTTTTTTCAACCATTTGCCTATGGTAGCCGAGACCAGCGATTCCGCCAATTGCGGCATAATGACCTCGATCCATTTCATACGTTCAGCCATTTGATTATCACTCCAAACTTTACTTTTAAAAAACGATCCAAAAAACGAAATTAAAACTCGGCCAGTGTACGCATTGCTGCTTTGGCTTTGTCCTTGCTCAGCATGTAGAATTTCTCCAATGTTGGGCTAATTGGCATAGCCGGCACGTCAGGTCCGCAAAGACGCTGAATCGGTGCATCCAGTTCAAACAGACATTCCTCACTAATAATCGCGGCAACTTCGGCACCTACACCACCCGTTTTGTTATCTTCGTGTACGATCAGCACTTTGCCTGTCAGACGAGCGGAAGCAATAATCGCTTCGCGATCCAACGGTTGCAATGTGCGCAAATCCAGAACGTGTGCTGTAATGCCTTCTTCACGTTCCAGCTCCTCAGCAGCCTGCATGACAAAATGCAATGGCTGACTGTAACCGATCACCGTAATATCCGCACCTTCACGAAGTACGTTGGCTTTACCAATCGGAACGATGTAATCATCTTCTGGCACATCTTCCTTGATAAGTTTGTAGCATTTTTTATTTTCAAAAAAGAGTACAGGGTCCGGATCTCGAATGGCCGCTTTAAGCAATCCCTTGGCATCGTATGCCGAGTAGGGAGCTATAATTTTCAGACCAGGTGTACCAAAGAAGATCGATTCCGGACATTGGGAGTGATACAACCCACCGAAGATCCCGCCACCAATCGGCGCACGGATAACAATTGGACAGCTCCAGTCATTGTTGGAACGATAGCGGATCTTGGCCGCTTCACTAATGATCTGGTTTGTTGCTGGCAGCATAAAGTCCGAATATTGCATTTCGGCAATCGGCTTCATGCCATACATCGCTGCACCAATGGCAACACCTGCAATAGCGGATTCAGACAATGGTGTGTCCATCACTCGCATTTCGCCAAACTGATCTTGCAACCCTTTGGTTGTGGTAAACACACCACCTTTGAGACCTACGTCTTCACCAAGGATAAAAACATTCTCATCCCGTTCCATCTCTTCTTTCATCGCGAGACGGATTGCATCAATATATTCCATCACTGCCATCCTTACCGTCCCCCTTCTTCGCTGTCCGCATAAACGTGCGTCAGAGTGTCCTCAGGTTTCGGATATGGCGCGTTGTCTGCATATTCAGTTGCTTCTTTCATTTCCAGCGCAAGCTGGGAAGCCAGATCCGCATCCCGGGCTTCATCCCAGATGCCACAATCAATCAAATAGTTTTTCATGCGAGGAACGCCATCTTTCTTCCAGTTCTCCTCCACTTCCTCTTTGGTCCGGTAAGCCAGATCATTGTCGGAGGTGGAATGAGGAGACAACCGATACATCATCGCTTCAATCAGTGTCGGGCCTTCTCCGGCAATAGCACGGCGACGTGCTTCCTTCACTGCAGCGTATACTTCCAATGCATCGTTACCATCTACACGCAGTCCGGGGAACCCGTATCCTTGTGCTCGATCGGATATTTTGCCGCTCAGCTGTTTGTGAATCGGTACCGAAATTGCATACTGATTGTTCTCACACATAATAATGACAGGTAATTTGTGCACACCTGCAAAGTTGGCTCCTTCGTGGAAGTCCCCCTGATTGCTTGATCCTTCACCAAACGTAACAAAAGAAACAAATTCTTGCTTCTTCATTTTGGCAGCGAGCGCAAAACCAACAGCGTGTGGAACTTGTGTTGTTACCGGGCTGGAACCCGTCACAATCCGCAGCTTTTTGTGACCGAAGTGACCCGGCATTTGCCGACCGCCACTATTCGGATCTTCTGCCTTCGCAAATGCAGACAACATCAACTCACGCGGAGTCATGCCTACCGCCAGTACAAAACCGTAATCGCGGTAATAAGGTAAATAATAATCGTGATCCCGATCCAGACCAAAAGCGGCGCCTACTTGCGCAGCTTCCTGTCCTACACCGGATACGTGAAAGTTAATTTTGCCGGCACGCTGCAAGAGTAAGCAACGCTCATCAAACTTGCGTGCGAGCAGCATGTATTTGTACATATCCAATACTTCACCATCGCTAAGTCCCAGCTGTTGATGCCTGTGGACCGCGTCTGCAGTACCTTTTGAACTCATATGAGGTACCTCCTTTTAATCAGAGCCTGTGCCATTCTTACCACCCGATCTTATAACCTGGTACTAAGACTTGGCTTAACCTTATTATAATCCCTTTTACCCAAAAAAGGAAAGGACCTTTCTCATAAGCCTGTTTGACTTATATTCCAATGGCCTTTCCATCGACCGCCAGCATGGCTTCACCCATGATTTCCGACAGAGAAGGGTGTGGATGGATGGTTTGTCCGACTTCCCAAGGTGTGGCATCCAGCATCTGAGCCAGTGAAGCTTCAGCGATCAACTCCGTCACATGGGTGCCAATCATATGTACCCCCAATATATCATTCGTCTTGGCATCTGCGATCACCTTCACGAATCCATCCCGACTTCCGTGAATAAGCGATTTGCCAATGGCCGAGAATGGGAACTTGCCTGTTTTAATGTCATAGCCACGTTCTTTGGCTTCACGCTCGGTGAATCCAATGCTGGCTGCTTCCGGGCGTGTGTACACACAGCGCGGGATACGGTGGGATTCTACGGCATGTACCGTTTCGCCCGCCAGATGTTCGACAGCGAGAATGCCTTCATGACTTGCGGCATGTGCAAGCTGTAGACCGCCGATGCAGTCACCAATAGCGTAGATGTGACCTTCACCGGTCTGTAACTGTTTGTTCACAGCGATGAACCCACGCTCCAGTTTGATATCTGTATTTTCGAGTCCGATATTTTCGACATTAGCCTGACGTCCAACCGACACGAGCATTTTCTCCGCTCTCAGCGTTTCCTGCTTATCTTCACCAAGCTGCACATCAATCTGGATGCCCTCTTGATCTGTGCTATATGTTTCCGTTAGAACAGTGGCACCTGTCAGGAAACGAACACCTCGTTTGCCGAGCAATCGCTGCATTTCTCTGGCAACATCCTCATCCTCGGCAGGCAACACGTGAGCAGCTGCTTCTACTACTGTGATGTCTACGCCAAAGTCATTCAGCATGGATGCCCACTCCAGTCCAATCACACCCCCACCGACAATGATGAGTGATGCAGGAAGTTCATCCATACGCAGTGCTTCGTCACTGCTCATAATGAACTTGCCGTCCGGTTCCAGGCCCGGCAGCACACGTGGACGTGAACCGGTAGCAATAATCAGATTGGTTGGCACAACCGTATCCATCTCGCCATCTTCGAACTCTACAGCAACCGCTCCGCTCTGTGGGGAGAAGATGGATGGTCCGATGACGCGACCTTTCGCGTGTACAACCTGGATTTTATTTTTTTTCATCAAATATTGAACGCCCTGATGGAGCTGTTCGACAATTGCATCCTTTCGCGCCTGTACTTTGGGAAATACAAGGGTGGCTCCAGCTGTCTCGATACCATACGTCTCGCTCTCCTGGATCTCGGCGTATACTTCCGCGCTTTTCAGCAGAGCCTTACTCGGAATACAGCCACGATGCAGACAGGTTCCGCCAAGCTTATCCTTCTCAATAATAACGACCTGTTTCCCCAGCTGTGCAGCCCGGATCGCGGCTACATATCCACCGGTCCCTCCTCCAAGTATTGCAACATCACATGTAATTGGCATCTCTCATGCTCTCCTCTATGAATCAAATTTCAATATGATTTATTAAAATGATGATGGCTTGAATCATGGTTTGGCTTATACCCTCTATCTACCATTGTACTCTCCTTGAGCGGTCAACTCAAAGTTTGAGCCAATCACACATGGACAGCCTATGCATTCCAAGCTATGATGGAATCAGGTATGATCTGTAAGCGTAACCTTTATTTAATGTCGACTTTGGCAGAAAGGGTATATTGCTCATGAATACAAGATTAGTCTTTGCCCGATTTTTGGCGATTGTTGTTCTGGTCATTCCCGGTTTAATGGCAATGAAGGGTTTTCTGATGATGAAAGATGCCCTGTTCCTATATTATGCCGAGCACGGGAACGAACTGATCTCACCAGGTTTCCAGTGGCTTTCCTTTGCTGGTGGACTTGTCCTTTTTGCGGCAGGTATGAGTTTTCTGGGAGGCTGGATCCTGTTCCGTGACCGCAAGCGTAATTATGTAGGTCCCCGTTTCCGGTCCAAAAGTGTATCTGAAAAAGCAGAGACGCCCGGAAGGACTCCATGAGTCCGGGCTTTTTGTGTGTTTATACAATATACCTACAACTTTACATAGACGGGATGGATCATCATGGTATCATTTCTAATCACGTTACAACGATTGCTCAAAGGCATTTTTCATGCGTTCAAAGACCCCAAGTTTCTGGCTCTGTTCGCGTTAACCGCAGCAACGTTGCTGTCAGGCACTTTGTTTTACACTCGTGTTGAAGGTCTGCACTGGATCGATGCGTTATACTTCTGTGCGGTTACTTTGACTACAGTGGGACATCCTGATTTTGTGCCATCCACCGGATTCAGCAAAGCCTTTACCGTGATCTACATGTTTGCAGGCATTGGTCTCACCTTTGCCATGATTGCCAGAATTACAGCAGGTATTCTATTCCCTCGCAAATTAAAGACAGAAGAGGACCCGGAGTAACCCCCGGGTCATTCGTATAAAGCATCCCGCAGTTTGGTAGACATACGTGATTCTTTGGAAGAAGACTTCAAAATCGTTCTGCGTAACGTCAGGTTACTTGCCTGAAGTCGCTCCGCTTCTGCGAACAGTTCTGCAAATAAGGCCTGAGCCGTTTCATCCAGAGACACCTGCTCTTTCAAGCTTTCATACCGCTCTTGAAGTGATGTTAATGCTTCACTCATCTTAAACACCTCTTTTCCATAACTCCTATTAACAGCTGCCGGAACCAATAACTTAACAATCCATATAGTAACACAAAGCTGTACAGATTAGTTCTGGCTCTTTCCAAAGATTTTGTGGTACTCTGTAAAGGTCGCTTTTTTTGTTGAATCCCGTATGTGAGAGGAGTAGCAGCACCGTGCAAACAGGACGTATTACCGTAATTACTGGGCCTATGTTCAGTGAAAAATCCGGTGAACTCATTCGCCGTTGTCAGAAATTAATACAATTTGGCCGTAAAAAGGTTGTGGCCTACAAACCAGCCGAGGATGATCGATTTGCCCAGGACGAGATCGTGAGCCGAATTGGTTATCGATTACATGCTCACTCTATTCCCCGGCAATTAACCCCGGAATCCGTAGAAATGATCCTGAACCAAACTATAGATGCTGATGTTGTTGCATTTGATGAAGTACAATTTTTCAGCAGTGCCATTATGGAACTCGTATCGGAGCTAGCCTATTGTGGCAAACATGTTATTGTGGATGGACTTAATATGGATTACCGTGGTAAGGAATTCGGATATGTCGGCGGTTTGCTCGCCATGGCAGATGACATTGAGAAACTCTCGGCTTTCTGTGCCGTATGTGGTAGCCCGGATGCTGCCTTTACGCAACGTATCGTCAATGGGGAACCCGTTACCTTGGGTCCGGTTGTTATGATTGGCGATTCAGAAGCTTACGAGCCACGCTGTCGTTGCTGCTTCATTCCTCCTCACAAAGTTGAATGCTCATCATAATTTCTAAGAGATCTCTGAGATCCTCGAAAAAGCCCTTTCGGGCTTTTTTTGTTTGTTGTAATGAACAATTACAAAAAAAAGCACCGCTTTGCAGCGATGCTTCCAGGCTCACTTCCCGCTAGTCCCGGGAAACAAAATATTTGTTGGTCATGTAGTAAGCGTCACCACGCGACGTTTCCACCATTCCTTTTTTAGCATCCAAAAATACAATCTCTTTACACTTTGTGCAGTACCATTTCGTGCGCTTATATGGAGATTCCGTCACGTAAGCCGTGCCGCATTTACAATCAATCTTCATTAATAACTCGGTTGATTTATAAGCACTGGACAGGCGCTCCAGGTTATCCTGCTGCTGTGTAGGCATAATGGTCTGCTGATAATCCGATAAATGATTCTGAACCTTGAAATCTGCTACCAATCCTGCATTCAATCCAAAAAACTCCTTGCCGATTTCGGTCACGAAGCGCTTCTCATTTCTGTAGCAATCCAGCCACTCAATAATCTGCTTATTAGACAGTGGAACCGTACCCTTGATACCGCTGTTTAAGGTGTAGGTCATGATGTATAAAGTATCGTCTTGTCTACCTGAGTACATTAGAATCCTCCTTCGAATACATTTGCTAATGTACTACAAAAACGCGCATAAATCAAAGAATTGTTATTTCCTGAGCGCATCTCTTCTTATTAAATGGGGAACATTCCTCGTTCATCCGCCAAAGTCTTACAGGAACTGCATACACCTGAAACATTTCCCTGTGGAGCCGCATAATGCACAACCGATTTAACATTTTTCTTGCATATGGAACAGTAGTGCCTCCTTTCCTTTTTTGGGGTGTAGTCCGATAGCTTCACTACGTTTTTGTTCAGTCGGAATCGGCGTAAGAAGCCCGGCCATTTCATCTCGCTTCACTCTTTCTTGTTCGCCTACTTTTGTAGTCGTTTTTTTACTCTGGGCTAAAAATCATCGCGCCTTTTTTTATGTATACGATTCCAAGTTGTGCATGCCTATCTCATAATCTATTCGACGTTTTGAGCGTTTTTCCTGTTTTTAATCTCTACACATATAAAAAAAACCGACATAACCTGCTTTTCTTACTTTCGGAAGAACAGCATTTTAGTCGGTTAGAGCCTTATTTATAAAAAGTTCCCAGAACGTCCAGCTCTGGTGAGCGCTCAATTCGAAAAGGATAAATATATCCCTGATTCATTCGGGTAAACTTGCGACTCCACAGGTCCAGTCCGGATGTGAACTGATAGGCCTGGTATATAAACTTGGAGCAGTAATTGCGCTCAATACTGCGCAGATTGGTCTGCAAACGATAGAATTTGACCTGTTTGTAATGGTCCTGTACCCACCCGGCTGCCTTCATGCCGGCCTCATTCAGTCTGGAACGGAATACGATGAAACGATCTCCTTCATAGAAACGGGTGAGATACCAATCTAATGAGTCAGCAAATACAGGCCCATAAGGGTGCACATGATACACTTTGCCATCGAGTCCAATAATGCCCATATGCCCGGCGTAATAGGTGGATTCCGAGCTTGGTGTGTACACGATATCCCCTGGCTCCAACTTCATCTCGCCCAATGCGTTGATAGGTAAATCCTGTTGTATCCGTTTGGCTGCTGAACGTTCACGCCGCCCTTCAACCAACAAGCGATGAAGCGCACCGGCAAGTGCGAGATACATTTCGGACCATTTGATCTTTTTCTTATCAGGTCGTTTGAACCACCGCTGAATGAAGGTGAAACCTCGTTGTGGTTGTGAACCCTTTTTCATACGCTGCACTCTACTCTCATCTATTTATTGTATCTATATAAGTTGAATTAAAGTTTATTTACACTGACACTACGATGACAGAACAATCTTCCAATCGCTGTTATCCCCAGATTTTTTCGATTCCCTTTTTCTTAAGGGAAAATCCGGTGATAAAGGCGACCGCTTCGCTTTTTCAGATTTTTTCTGTCCTCTCCGTTATCGTGTAAATGATTATTTCAACTTATATAGTGTCATTCTACAGTTTCTCAGCCTTATTATAGATATTTGGTGATTCATGTTCAATTCTAAGCGTGTTCTATCTTGTGCCAATTATGCCTTCTTATTACCCATTTTATGCAAAAAAGATGACTTCGGAATGAACCCAAAGTCATCTTAATCGTATCCAAATACAGACTTTTATTCTTCTACAACACCAAGTGCTTTATTTTTCTCCTTAAAGCGGCTGTTATGGGAAGAAACATAAGCCACTTTCTCCGCTTCAGGGTCCATGTAAAGCTTCGCACTGTTTACCGCTAGGGCTGCATCCGTGAAAGTACCCGCAATCAGGTACAGCTTGCTACCATAATCTACAAAATCGCCTGCGCCAAATACGCCAGGAATATTCGTTTGCAATCTATCCGTCGTAGTCACATGCCATTCACCAAGATCAAGTCCCCAATCACGGATTGGACCAAAATCACTCTTCATGCCATGGTTTACGATGACAGCATCCACTTCAAGCAGTTCAGTTTCACCTGTGTCCACGTGTGAAATGGTCACCTGCTCAATCACATCGCCGCTCAAACTATGCAGTGTCTCTACCGCATAAGGTGTCCGGATATCTACAGAGGATTCTCTCATGCGCAGTACATTACGCTCCAGCCCGCCAAAGCGGTCACGACGATGCACAACCGTAACTTTCTCTGCCAGTGCTTCCAGTTCATTCGCCCAGTCTACAGCAGAGTCGCCTCCACCTGAGATCAGCACCCGCTTACCACGGAATGGCTCGAGTTCCTGCACCGTATAGTGCAGATTGCTCACCTCATAACGATCTGCACCTTCAAGCTCCAGCTTGGCCATTTTATATATACCATAACCGATTGCCAAAATGACAGTACGTGTCCAGTGTTGTTCACCTGTTGCAGAAGTTAACAGAATCGTGCCATCAGGTTGACGCTCGAATCCTTCGATCTGTTGTTCAAATACAAGGGTTGGCTCGAAAGTTCGTGCCTGTTCTTCCAATTGTTTAATCAGATCCTCACACAGAATTGGCGTCACACCTCCAACATCCCAGATCATTTTCTCCGGATAAAAGAGCATGCGACCGCCCAATCTGTCACGTGCCTCAATCAACTTGGTCTTCATATCCCGCATGCCGCTATAAAAGGCAGAGTACATACCCGCTGGGCCACCGCCGATAATGGTTACATCATAAAGTTCCAACTGCTGATTCATATTGAAAATACCTCCGTTAATTCGATCCAGAACATCGAGTATTTGATATCGATTCTCATTATCACTTAAATCCTAGTGTAATGGTAATCTTATCAAATTACAATGACTAAAAAACAAACTTTTCTTGTACAAAACTTCTACGAAACAAGTTCCTTCTTAACTATTGTGCTCTTGGAGCCGCCAACAGCTTTTCTACGACAAAATCAAGCTGTTTATTGATTGAATAAATATCCGAATAATAGAAGAAATCAAAATCAATCTCAATCAACCGACCTTCTTTGATCGCAGGGATGCTGCTCCATATTGGATTATCCGTCAAGTTATCTGCCCCTTCATACACCGAGCGAAAGACATAGTCCCCGATATATTCAGGAAGGACTTCCATGGAAATGGTGGAACCTGCTGCGTCCGAAACCACATCAATTTTCTTCTGTACGACTTCAGGTGCTTTCATCCCCAAGTACTCATATACCGCCTGAGATCCCCGGCCAAATTGCTTGCTCTCTACAATGACCATACCTTTCAAACCGCCCTCCACAATAGAGATTGTTTTGTCCAATATGCCTGCATCTGCAAGAGTCTTCTTACTCTCTTCAACTTTGGTGTTGAGATTAGTGATTAACGTCTCAGCTTCCTGCTCTTTGCCAAAAATGCTCGCTATACTATGGAGTCTTTCTTCTGTAGACAATTTCTCATACGGAATATATACCGTAGGTGCGATATCTTTTAATAACGTATACGTCTCTTCTGAAGGAACAATGATCAGATCCGGATCAAGATCAATAACAGCTTCAGGATTCGGTTCAAACCAGGTACCCAGTGCGTTTACACCTTCAAGCTCACTCTTGTATGCAGCCCCGTCATATACATCTGAGGTAGCGATTGGCTTAACTCCAAGTGCGACGACATCCCCCTGGAGATACAATACAACAACCCGTTTGGGATTGGCTGGAACAACCACGTCACCCTTAACCGTTGAGACGGTGCGTGTTTCATTGTCTTTGTTCGTCTGACTTCCTGTGTCTGATGACACTGCCGTACTGCTGTTATTGGAACTGGCACCCGTTCCTTCGCCAGCTGCTGGTGTTGTTGTTGCTGTACCTGAAGAGCAGGCTGCGAGGAGCATCGTTATGCTCAATAATGCAACCATGATCATACTGGAACTTGTTTTTCTTCTTTTCATTGATGTAGACCCTCCGTCTATATATTGATAATGATTCTCATAATCAATATATCCCGACTTCCATCTCCGGCCAATGGACGATTCAGAGATTTGCAATGGACGATCCTCTCTTCGCGACTCTTCTCTCATCTTTCGTTGGTATAGAATCGGAGAGATCCCTACATGTTTTTTGAAGATACGACTAAAATAATACACATCCGAATAACCCACTTCTGCTGCAATTTCACTCAGCGTTGCATCCGATCGCAAAAGGAGATTGCGAGCCTTAGCGATTCGAGTCTGAATTAAATAATCAATGGGACTGTAACCCGTCTGTCGTTTGAATTGCATGGATAAATGCCGGGAGCTGTAGTTGAACTGTTCAGCCAGGAAATCAAGCGTGACCTGTTCCCTATAATGGTTCTGGATATAACGAAGTGTTTGTTTCACCGGATCAGCAAGCTCTGTTTTGATCTCCTGCTCTGCCAATTGAACCATCATTTCATGAATGAATTGGTAAAATAAACTTTTCGTATGAAGCAGATCCAGACTGCCAGATTGTACCCACGCACCCTCAAGCTCATCAAGGTAACGTAACAACCCAAGTGGGCTACTTGGCGTAAATCCATATTGCAAAGAGAACGGTGCAACCTCTGGCTGTGCCAATAACCACTTTTTGCGATAACTAGGAAAGGCAAGGAATGCTCTGTAATACAGCAGAATATATTCAAAATCTTCGTTGGTTTGAATATCCAGTGAAGATCCTTTCGCCCCATGAAGCATGTAAAATCGCTCTGCCTTGTAGGTTTGTCCATCCAATTGAAGTTGAGCCGTTCCTCGAATCGTATATATAAAACCATTTGCCGGAAGTGTATAGGCATCCAGTTGCGCTCCCGCCTCCATAACGATCCGGCGTATATCCAGAACCTTAACAGCGGCATGATTCCAGCATTTCATTTGTTCGTCTAATTGCATTGAATACTCTCCAATCCCAGCCTCACCCGGAACAAAGACCTTTACAAGGTCATCATTCTGCCACACATCCTACTACATATGAATAGCAGAGGTTCACTAATATATATTCATTATAGATGATAATAATTTTCATTATCAACTGTAATTTAGACTGGAAATGGATTTCATCTTATCAAGCACACACTATGTTTATTTTTGTTCAGAGATCTTCGTAAACCACGTGGCCAATTCCTCGGTCTGATCCAATGTTGCAATCGGGTCAAAGTACCATGAACGATCCGGGCTCCAGATAAACACTCGATCAATTTTAACCGCATCCAGTGAACTCCAGACCGGTTTGGCTTTCAACTCTTCGAGGGTCAGATTATCTGCTGTTAGAATAATGTAGTCTCCGGCAAATTCAGGAATCGCTTCCGATGAAACTTCAACCAGTTGATCCTTCATTAAGATCTCTTTTTTATCTGCAGGAGGATTCAAACCAAGCGCGCTATAGACTGCCTGACCTCCCCGACCAAAATTATCACCAAAGGCCAACGGTGCTTTATCATAGAACTGCATGACCGACACCTCGGCCTGCGGATCAATTGCCTCACCAACACGTTTCTTGGCATCTGCAATTCTTGCGTCATAATCGGTTAACCATGCCTCAGATTCTTTTTCTTTATTTAGCACTTCACCGAAATAGGCAATTTCTTCGTGGGTGTTTTTCAATTCGCCATAAGGTACAACCAAGGTAGGTGCAATCTTGCTAAAGGAATCAAATAAATCAGGATTACCTGTTACAATGAGATCCGGTTCAAGTTCCAACACCTTTTCGAGAGAAATGGTTTCATATTCACCAATATTCTGCACACCCTCAAGTGATTCGATAAAATAAGGATTCTTCAGGTTCATCTCGGGTGTACCCACAGGCTTGATCCCCAGGGCGATCAGACTTCCCAGATACAAGTCAACCACAATCCGTTTAGGTTCAGCAGGGATTGTAATATCTCCCTTCACCGTTGAAATTGTACGTGGTTCAGATGTTTTGGTTTGATTTTCCGCTGTTACTGTGTTCGTTGAACTTGACGCACTTTTGCTTCCGGATGCATCCCCGCTCGAATTACTGGCAACACCTGTTGAGCAGGCACTTAGCAGTAACGTAAGACTTAGTAAAATACTAAGCAGCATTCCCGTTCTTGTCTGTCTGTTCATATTTATTGACCCTCCATGCTTATATTGATAATGATTATCACCATCACTATAAACATACCTTCCACTTCCGCCTCTGAAAATGTCATTTCGAGCCACGCCTGATGTCAGATCAGGCCAATACAGAGGTGCTGAGGTCTTTTCTTTGAATTGCAAAGGAGAAAGACCCGTATGTTTCTTGAACATACGTCCCAAATAGTATCCATCAGGATAACCAATGCCTGCTGCG belongs to Paenibacillus sp. FSL H8-0079 and includes:
- a CDS encoding dihydrolipoamide acetyltransferase family protein — its product is MAERMKWIEVIMPQLAESLVSATIGKWLKKPGDRVEQYEPICEVITDKVNAEIPSTVDGIMGDLLVEEGTTIAVGEAICRMQVAASDEEAAEQVTQVSQQQEQVQQHASHTPVAASNTAAHDPNQPMRNRYSPAVQSLAAEHGLNLQSIQGTGAGGRITRKDVLTFVAQGGNAAGSSAQASSAAVQHAPSSVPSASPFSGVNRGNGEMGLTAGEAISASDAGVPVRHSGIHLTESPKIPQIEVEGGGQGRSEYFIDVTPVRNAIARNMRQSVSEIPHAWTMIEVDVTNLVMLRNKLKDEFKRKEGINLTYLSFMMKGVVNAIKDFPIMNSVWAVDKIIVKRDINLSMAVGTEDSVLTPVIKHADQRNIAGLAREVDELARKTREGTLKLDHMQGGTFTVNNTGSFGSILSQPIINYPQAAILTFESIVKKPVVINDMIAVRSMANLCLSLDHRILDGVISGRFLQRVKENLEGYTMETKVY
- a CDS encoding alpha-ketoacid dehydrogenase subunit beta, whose amino-acid sequence is MAVMEYIDAIRLAMKEEMERDENVFILGEDVGLKGGVFTTTKGLQDQFGEMRVMDTPLSESAIAGVAIGAAMYGMKPIAEMQYSDFMLPATNQIISEAAKIRYRSNNDWSCPIVIRAPIGGGIFGGLYHSQCPESIFFGTPGLKIIAPYSAYDAKGLLKAAIRDPDPVLFFENKKCYKLIKEDVPEDDYIVPIGKANVLREGADITVIGYSQPLHFVMQAAEELEREEGITAHVLDLRTLQPLDREAIIASARLTGKVLIVHEDNKTGGVGAEVAAIISEECLFELDAPIQRLCGPDVPAMPISPTLEKFYMLSKDKAKAAMRTLAEF
- a CDS encoding thiamine pyrophosphate-dependent dehydrogenase E1 component subunit alpha, whose amino-acid sequence is MSSKGTADAVHRHQQLGLSDGEVLDMYKYMLLARKFDERCLLLQRAGKINFHVSGVGQEAAQVGAAFGLDRDHDYYLPYYRDYGFVLAVGMTPRELMLSAFAKAEDPNSGGRQMPGHFGHKKLRIVTGSSPVTTQVPHAVGFALAAKMKKQEFVSFVTFGEGSSNQGDFHEGANFAGVHKLPVIIMCENNQYAISVPIHKQLSGKISDRAQGYGFPGLRVDGNDALEVYAAVKEARRRAIAGEGPTLIEAMMYRLSPHSTSDNDLAYRTKEEVEENWKKDGVPRMKNYLIDCGIWDEARDADLASQLALEMKEATEYADNAPYPKPEDTLTHVYADSEEGGR
- the lpdA gene encoding dihydrolipoyl dehydrogenase, whose amino-acid sequence is MPITCDVAILGGGTGGYVAAIRAAQLGKQVVIIEKDKLGGTCLHRGCIPSKALLKSAEVYAEIQESETYGIETAGATLVFPKVQARKDAIVEQLHQGVQYLMKKNKIQVVHAKGRVIGPSIFSPQSGAVAVEFEDGEMDTVVPTNLIIATGSRPRVLPGLEPDGKFIMSSDEALRMDELPASLIIVGGGVIGLEWASMLNDFGVDITVVEAAAHVLPAEDEDVAREMQRLLGKRGVRFLTGATVLTETYSTDQEGIQIDVQLGEDKQETLRAEKMLVSVGRQANVENIGLENTDIKLERGFIAVNKQLQTGEGHIYAIGDCIGGLQLAHAASHEGILAVEHLAGETVHAVESHRIPRCVYTRPEAASIGFTEREAKERGYDIKTGKFPFSAIGKSLIHGSRDGFVKVIADAKTNDILGVHMIGTHVTELIAEASLAQMLDATPWEVGQTIHPHPSLSEIMGEAMLAVDGKAIGI
- a CDS encoding DUF2627 domain-containing protein, producing MNTRLVFARFLAIVVLVIPGLMAMKGFLMMKDALFLYYAEHGNELISPGFQWLSFAGGLVLFAAGMSFLGGWILFRDRKRNYVGPRFRSKSVSEKAETPGRTP
- a CDS encoding potassium channel family protein produces the protein MVSFLITLQRLLKGIFHAFKDPKFLALFALTAATLLSGTLFYTRVEGLHWIDALYFCAVTLTTVGHPDFVPSTGFSKAFTVIYMFAGIGLTFAMIARITAGILFPRKLKTEEDPE